The genome window AGCTGTAGGTAATATGCTGATGGGTAATGAGGTGATTACCTTTAACGCCCGTTTTGGTGGTAAACCTTTTGCGTTGACAGTACCGATCAAAGCCGTGTTGGCTATTTATGCCCGCGAAAATGGTGCCGGTACTATGTTTGATGCAGAAGAAGACGCAGAGGATGATATTCATCATTTGGAAGCTGTGTCTGACGAAGATATGCATAACGATGGCGATACCCCGCCGGATGACGAGCCTACCGATCCAAACAAAGGCAAAAAAGTTTCTCACCTGCGCGTAGTTAAATAGCGCTGATAGTGAAACAGGTTTTATAGATAAAGCATCTGAGCTAAATCAGCTCAGATGCAACCTGCCAGAATGCTCTTAGTAGTGGCTCATGCAGCCGTTTTGATAAAGTACACAAACCTAAATCAAAAGGCGCAAATTCATCGCCTTGCGTTAAATACCTTACTCTATCCCGTGCAGGGCTTTGCTGTGCCACTATGGCGGGCACCAGCGCCACTCCAGTGCCTAAAGCCACCATACTGACCATAGCTTCATGACCTTCTACTTTGGCGACCACTTTAGGCTCGGCAATACGTGGTTTACGCCATAACTCAAAGCGGCTGCGCACCGGACCGTGCTCGGGCAAAATAAAAGGCACCTGCTCCCAGGGAATAGGGCTTTGGCTAAGCAAATCATTGGTTTTGCAGGGGATCACAGGGGCGATCAGCTGTAACGGCACTTTAGCGATACTGCGAAAGGCCATATTCAGCGGAAAATGCTCAGGATATACAGCCAATGCTATGTCCGCTTCGTCCTGTTTTACTTTCTCCAAAGCTGCCGATGCGTCTCCTGTAATCAGCTTAATTTCTGCCAAAGGGCAAACTAAACGGAATTTATCCAATATGGCGGGCAGGTGACTGAAACTGGCCGTCACAGTACAAAACAGCCGGATCTCTCCACTTAAGGATGCACTGGTTTCGCTCAAATCAATTTGTAACTGATGCCATTGCTCTAAATAACTCTTCACAAAAGCCTGCACTTTTTGTCCAGCCAGCGTCAGTCGTACAGAGCGGTTATCACGTTGAAATAACTCGACGTTCAACTCCTCTTCCATTCGTTGGATCACCCGGCTTAGCGTAGAGGGGCTGACATACATTTGTTCGCTGGTGCGGGCAAAGTTCAGGCTGCTGGCCAGATGTAAAAAAAGCTGGGCGTTGCGAATATCCATAGGTGTCTCTGCGATGAAGTTTAGTGTTGCACAAAATGAAATACTGTATTGTGAATATATCACTTCACGCAATCATTGCACTGTTTTATTCTCAAAGGCATCAAAACAGTGCATGACTTCTCTGCCCTGTTACGCTGAGCCCATAGTTAGCCAGCTAAAAGAATTCGTCGGGATTTGTTATGAGTAACTACTTCAATACATTGAATTTGCGTCAGCAGTTAAAACAGTTAGGTAAATGCCGTTTTATGGCCAAAGAAGAGTTTGCTAAAGGCTCTGACTTATTGAAAGGCTGGAAAGTGGTGATTGTAGGTTGTGGTGCTCAGGGCTTAAACCAGGGCCTGAATATGCGCGACTCAGGTCTGGATATTTCTTATGCTCTGCGCGCTGAAGCTATTGCCGCCAAACGTAAGTCGTTCCAGAACGCTTCTGACAATGGTTTTAAAGTAGGTACTTACGAAGAGTTAATCCCAACTGCAGATTTAGTATTAAACCTGACGCCGGATAAACAGCATACCAGCGTTGTTAAAGCTGTTATGCCGCTGATGAAACAAGGTGCAACTTTAGCTTATTCGCACGGTTTCAACATTGTTGAAGAAGGTACACAAATTCGTAAAGACATCACTGTAGTGATGGTGGCGCCTAAGTGCCCAGGTACTGAAGTACGTGAAGAATACAAACGTGGTTTTGGTGTGCCAACGCTGATTGCAGTGCACCCTGAAAACGACCCTAAAGGTTTAGGTTTAGAGATTGCCAAGGCTTACGCTTCTGCAACTGGTGGTGATCGTGCCGGTGTGCTTGAGTCGTCTTTTGTTGCTGAAGTGAAATCCGACTTAATGGGCGAACAGACCATTTTATGTGGCATGTTGCAAACCGGCTCTATTCTGGCGTACGACAAATTAGTGGCTGAAGGCGTAGAACCTGGTTATGCCGCCAAGTTAATCCAGTTTGGCTGGGAAACTGTGACTGAAGCTTTAAAACACGGTGGCATCACTCATATGATGGACCGTTTGTCGAACCCAGCCAAAATCAAAGCTTATGATTTAGCTGAAGAATTAAAAGTAACCTTACGCCCACTGTTTGAAAAACATATGGACGATATCATCAGCGGCGAGTTCTCCCGCACTATGATGGCCGATTGGGCCAATGATGATAAGCAGCTGTTTGGCTGGCGCGAAGAAACCCGTCAATCTGGTTTTGAGAATGCGCCTGTTTCCAGCGAACAAATTCCAGAGCAGGATTATTTCGACCGCGGCATTTTGTTTGTCGCTATGGTGAAAGCCGGTGTTGAGCTGGCATTCGAAACCATGGTTGCTGCAGGTATTGTAGAGGAATCAGCGTATTACGAGTCGTTACATGAAACACCGTTAATCGCCAATACCATAGCGCGTAAACGTTTGTATGAAATGAACGTGGTGATTTCTGACACTGCTGAATACGGTAACTACCTGTTTAGTAACGCTGCAGTGCCGCTGTTACGTGATTTCGTTAACAAGCTAAGCACTGAGTATGTAGGCAAGGGCTTAAGCTCTGCTGCCAATGGTGTCGACAATATTCGCCTGATTGCTGTGAACGAAGCAATCCGCCAGCACCCGGTAGAGCTGGTAGGCAAAAAGTTAAGGGGCTATATGACCGCGATGAAAAAAATCGTCGGTTGATAGCAGAGACTCATCAGTCTCACCCCAAGTACCGAGTTTTTACGTGGACCTTGGTTGTTTGCCCGGCGTTATAGCCGGGCTTTTTTTTTGCCTTCGTACTTGCAGCCGCAGCGTTGTTGACTGCGCGCACGAGCCCAAGTCACATAGTGAACTATGCTCCTTGGGACTCGATTGCTTGTCGCCTAGCTGCAACAGCAATTACTTTGGCAAAATGCTCTTCGTACTTGCAGCTTATGTTCCTGAGACTCGATTGCTTGTCGCCTGGCTGCAACAGCAATTACTTTGGCAAAGTATGCTGAACTCTATGAAAAACTCAGTGTATGCTTGCAGCAATCTTAAGGGAGAGAACAATGAAAACTATAGCTTTAGTAGCGCATGATGGGAAAAAAGCTGAATTGCTGGCGTGGGTAAAACAACATGCTGATTTTTTTCAGGATAAACAGCTGGTAGCAACGGGTACCACAGGCCGTTTACTGAATGAAGCGTTAAACAAAGAGGTGTTGTGTCTGGCCAGCGGTCCTTTGGGTGGCGACCAGCAAATAGGTGCTTTAATTGCCGAGCAAAAAATTGATTGGCTGGTGTTTTTCTGGGATCCACTGTCGTCTCAGCCTCATGATCCTGATGTCAAAGCGCTGATCCGTTTAGCTGTGGTATGGAATATTCCGGTGGCCTGTAATAAAGCCACAGCGGATTTTATTGTTACATCAAAATTAGTGGGGCAGGACTATCAGCGCACTGTGCCGGATTTCTCCAATCACAACAACAGGTTGGCTTAGTTACAGCAAGTCTTTTTATAGTTACACACTGTTGACAATAATTCCTGTTTTGGTTTAACTAACAGGCGTTATTTTTTAAAGGACAATTTCATATGGATATCCATAGTTCAGTTGCTTCACCTGAAGCGGCTTCTGCTCGTCGTTCAACTGTGCAATTTTCTGGTCGTGGTGCTGAATTTTTCGGTATCTGGATAGTCAATGTGCTGCTGACTATAGTCACGCTGGGTATCTACAGCGCATGGGCCAAGGTTCGCACTACTCAGTATTTTTATGGCCACACCAAAGTGGATGGTCATAGTTTTCGATACTTAGCCACACCCATCCAAATTCTGAAAGGCCGCATTATTGCTGTCATTATTTTTGCTTTGATTTCAGTCGTAAGTGCATTCAGCCCGCTATTTGGTTTGACGGCAGCGTTGGTGTTTTTATTTGCGCTGCCATGGTTATTAGTGCAAGGCCTGAAATTTAATCTGCGTATGACCAGCTATCGCAATGTACGTTTTGGTTTTCATGGCACTTATGGTTCGGCTTTTATCTATTACCTGTTGTTGCCATTTCTGTGTATTTTTACTTTGTATCTGGCGATGCCGTGGGCACTGAAAAAGCTGGATCATTTCGTGTTCAGCAATATCAGCTTTGGCGGTAAAAAATTTGAGGTGAATACCAAAACCTCTAACTACTTCAAAGCCTTTTTTATTGCTGTAAGTGTAGCTATTGGCTTAGGTATTGTCTGTGGTGTAACAGCTGTGGTCGCTGGTTTCTCAATGCCTGCACCTGAAGCTGGTTTCAGTCTGGCGCTAGTGCTGTTGTATGTCGGCTATTTTGCTATTTTTATGCTGGTTGGAGCTGTGTACCACGCTATGATCCGCAACCATCTGTTTAATTCAACTCTGTTACCAGAAACAGCTGAACTACATTCCAATCTGGAAACTGTGGACTTAGTCTGGGTAACAGTCACTAATATGCTGTTATTGCTTTGTACCTTAGGTTTGGCCTATGCCTGGACCAAAGTTAGAATGGCTGCTTTATTGGCTGCAGCCACAGAAGTGACGGTGTACCCGGCAGCTGACCGCCTGACTGATCCGTTACAACAGAATTCATCTGCTTTTGCCGAACAAGCAGCCGATCTGTTTGACGTTGATTTATCCCTTACCTGATGCAAAAGATCAAAGGACAATTTCAGCATGCCGCCAGCACAGAACACTGTGCTGCAGTGCTGCATTTAACCGAACAGGGGCAGGTGCTGTTGTATGCTGAGCATGATAATGCGCTGCTACTAGAAGCGACACAGGATAGTTATAAAGTGGCTGAGGTTTTGCCTGGCTTACCTGCTGAATTGTTGTTTGAGACCGGCGCTGTATTTTCGCCAGCGGATCACAAATGGCGCTGGCCTAAAAGTGGACGCCAGAATCTGACACTGAAACTGGAAACCAACAAATCGCTGATTGTGCTGTCAGTTATTGCGGTGCCCATATTGATCTGGTGGTTAACCACTGTAGGTTTGCCAAAAGCAGCCACAGCTTTAGTGCCATGGATCCCCGTCTCCGTTGAAGAAAGTATTGGCCAACAAAGTATGCAGGTGTTTGACCGTACTTTGTTGTCAGATTCTGAACTTAGCCCTGAGTTACAACAGTCTATTCGCAGCCAGTGGCAAACTGCTGTTGATCAGTTGCAGCTAAACAGTGGTTATCAGTACCAGTTGCATTTTCGTGCCAGTAAAAGACTGGGGGCTAATGCGTTTGCTTTACCCGGTGGCTATCTGACTATTACCGATGAGTTGGTTAAGCGTTTAGAGCAACAACCCGATGCTATTTTGGCGGTGTTACTGCACGAAGTAGGGCATGTTGAACATAGGCACGGTATGAAGCTGGCGGCACAAGCAACCGCCAGTACTATAGTGATGTCGGTATTGTTCAGTGATCTTGAAGGTATTACTGAAGCAGTATTGGGTACCGGCACCTCACTGGTTCAATCTGCATTTTCCAGAGATATGGAGCGTCAGGCTGATTACTTCTCTACTCAATCATTGTTAAAGCTGAACAAGTCGCCGCAGGCTTTTGCCGAGGCAATGCAGGCTTTGACCAAAGGTCAGCCAAAAGAGGAGTTGTTACCCTGGTTGGAGTATTTAAACTCGCATCCGAATACCAAAGAGCGGATAGAAAAGGCTACGCAACAAGCGCAGCCTTAAGGTTATTAGCTCAACTCTAACTAAAGCGGTTTAAAAACCGCTTAATACCAGTTTGCCAATGGCTTGTTGGCTTTCGAGCAACTGGTGGGCCTTGCGCAGGTTTTCGGCGTTAATTTTGCCGAAGTCTGAGTTCAGGGTCGTTTTTAACTTGCCTGCGTCAACCATATCCGCAACCTGTTGTAATAGCTGCTGTTGAGCAATCATATCGTCGGTTTGATACAAAGAACGGGTAAACATCAGCTCCCAGTGTAGCGACAGACTTTTACGTTTCAGTTGGCGTATATCAATAGGCTCCGGATCGTCTATCAGTGCCAGTTTGCCCTGGGGTTTAATCAGCTCCAGTATGTCGTTAAAGTGGTGGTCGGTATGAGTCAGACTGATGACATAATCCACTTCAGGCAAACCTAGTGTTTTAAGCTGTGCTGCCATAGGTTTTTTATGATCCAGCACTAAATCTGCACCCAAAGTTTTTACCCATTCGGAGGTCTCTGGTCTTGAGGCTGTACCAATCACCTTTAATTGAGTTTTTTGTCGCGCCAGTTGCAATAGCACCGAACCTACGCCGCCCGCGGCGCCAATCACCAGCAGAGATTTACCTTTGCTGTTGTGCTCATTCAGTTCAAGCCGGTCAAATAACAGCTCCCATGCTGTGATGGCCGTTAAAGGTAAAGCTGCTGCTTCGGTGAAACTTAAGCTTTTTGGCTTGTGGCTGACAATACGCTGATCCACCAGCTGAAACTCGCTGTTCGAGCCAGGCTTATCAATAGCACCGGCATACCAGACTTCATCGCCTGCTTTAAAACCAGTGACTGCACTGCCCACTGCTACCACAACACCTGCGGCGTCCCAGCCTAATACTCTTTGCTGGCCCTGAGTGTCGGCATTACGGCGAATTTTCGTATCGACCGGATTGACTGAAACGGCTTGTACTGCAACCAGCAGATCGTTTTCGCCTGGTGTTGGGGTTGGCAGCTCTGTGTCGTATAAAGACTGTAAATCTGTGGCTGGTAAATTCTGGCTATAGACTATGGCTTTCATCTGGATGCTCCATTGGGTTGATGTTGTTAGTTTAAGGGGGCGGACTATTTAGAAAAATATGCTAGATTTGGATTCAGTTTCAAAAATAATTTGATAATGATGCTTAGAACCGACGATTTACAACTTTTTGTGCTGACAGCTGATTTAGGTTCTATTTCTGCTGCCGCGCGTGAGCTGGATCTTTCGCCTGCACTGGCCAGTGTGGCTTTAAAACGCCTGGAACAGCAGCTGAATACTCAACTAATTTTACGTTCTACCCGCAGTTTAAGGCTCACCACAGCAGGTATGGCCTACCTGGATTATGCCCGCCAGGCGATCCAGTTGCTGGGGCAAGGCCAGCAATTATTGCAGCTAGGCAAAGAGCAGTTATCCGGCGAACTGACCTTATCTATGCCTTCAGATTTTGGTCGTAATAGCATGGCCGTATGGCTGGCGGAGTTTCAACAGCAGCACCCCAAATTGCAGCTGAAAATTCGGGTCAGTGACCGGTTGGCTGATTTAGGTCGTCAGCCTGTTGATTTGGCTCTGCGTTATGGCGAACCTAAAGACTCGCAGCTGATTGCTATGCCTTTAGTGCCGGACAATCATAGGGTGCTTTGTGCGTCTCCTGACTATATTCGCCGTTGTGGCGCACCAAAGCGACCACAAGACATTAGCTCGCATCAGGTATTACAGCTGGTGTTGGGTGAGGCTGTGCATAGCAAATGGCAGTTCTGGCTGGATGGGCAATTGCAACAGGTGCAGGTACGTGGTGTTTTAGTGGCAGACGACGGTGATGTGGTGCGGCGCTGGGCTGTGGCAGGTTTAGGTATTGCCTATAAGTCACGTTTGGATATTCTGTCTGACTTACGCTCTGGTGCTTTGGTGAAGTTGTTACCTGAATACAAAACTGAGCAAGCGCCCTTGTATTTATTGGCGGTGCAAAGGTTGTCTTCATCTCCTGTACTTAAAGCTTTATCTGAGTTTTTGCTACAAAAGTTGCGGCAGCATTGGCATGGGTAGAGAGTGGCAAGATTAAAAAATAAAGGATGAGAACAGATGGCATGGTTAAACAATGAGGTTTTAGAAGGCGAATTTGTCCGGTTGGAACCTATGGCGTTGTCGCATATAGCAGATTTGCAGCAAGCCGTTGCTGATGGTGAAAGCTGGAAACTCTGGTATGCCATGGTGCCTACAGTGGAAGAAATGCCAGCTTATATACAAGAGGCTTTAGCCAGCAAGGCTCAAGGGGATTCACCTTATGTGGTACGCTGTAAAACCACAGGCCAGATTGTTGGCACCAGTCGTTATTATATGGTCGATGCGCGGAGCAGAAGAGCTTTAATTGGTTACACCTGGTATGCCGAATCTGTACGACGCACAGCTATCAATACAGAAACTAAGCTTTTGTTATTAAGTAATTTATTTGAAAATCACCAAGCCATAGCAGTAGAGTTTCGCACCCACTTTTTTAATCACACCTCACGCAAAGCTATAGAACGTTTAGGCGCCAAAATGGACGGTATCTTGCGTCAGCATATGATTTTAAAAGACGGCTCAGTACGCGACACTGTGGTCTATTCCATCATCGCCTGCGAATGGCCGACGGTAAGACGGCATTTATTGTCGAAATTAGGCCGGGATTAAGGCGTCAAAAGTAGGATGCAATCGCCACGAAGTGGCATTGCATCATTAACATCTGATCAAAACATCAGCCCCGATAACTCTCTTAAATACAAAGGCGTAGCCGGATGTTGGCTTAATTCAAAAAACAAAAAAGCCGTCAGGAAGATACTGACTAAAGAACCCCAGAACCAGTGGTGTTTAGGTTTATCATGCTCTTTGTGCTGTAAGTACTTTTTCAGCAAATAGCTGCTTAATGCCGCCAACACCACTGAGCCTGCCAGCAAGCTGTAAAACAAGGTCAGGTTGGTTCCTTTGAGCTGCCAGGCTACACCAGCCAGAATACCTGGCAGGAAATAAGCGATGGGCCACAATACACAAGCCAGGGTTGCCGCAGGGAAATAACGGGATGGTGGTAACTGCAACATACCAGCTAACAAAGGCAATAAAGGTCGGCTTGGTCCAATAAAACGCCCTGCAACTATCGCCAGCCATACATTGTTTTCCAAAGCACTGCTTACTTTATCCAGCTCTTTTTGCTGACGGGATAACCAGTTCCAGCTTTCTAACTGAGGTCTGAATTTGCGTCCAGCCAGATAAGACATTGAATCTCCAACTAAGCCTGCAGCCGCAGCCACCATGCACGCAGTCCAGAAGCCCATTTGTTCTGCACCAATCAGCACACCAAAACTAAACATCAGCGCTGTACCTGGCACCAACAAGCCCAATACGGCCACTGACTCAGCAAATGTCAGTAAAAATAAAATCAGCAGGGCATAAGCCTGATATTCCGTCAGCAGCTGCTGTAACCATTGTTCCATCTATCACTCACACCGATTGAGAAAAGC of Rheinheimera sp. MM224 contains these proteins:
- the ilvY gene encoding HTH-type transcriptional activator IlvY: MDIRNAQLFLHLASSLNFARTSEQMYVSPSTLSRVIQRMEEELNVELFQRDNRSVRLTLAGQKVQAFVKSYLEQWHQLQIDLSETSASLSGEIRLFCTVTASFSHLPAILDKFRLVCPLAEIKLITGDASAALEKVKQDEADIALAVYPEHFPLNMAFRSIAKVPLQLIAPVIPCKTNDLLSQSPIPWEQVPFILPEHGPVRSRFELWRKPRIAEPKVVAKVEGHEAMVSMVALGTGVALVPAIVAQQSPARDRVRYLTQGDEFAPFDLGLCTLSKRLHEPLLRAFWQVASELI
- a CDS encoding YjgN family protein encodes the protein MDIHSSVASPEAASARRSTVQFSGRGAEFFGIWIVNVLLTIVTLGIYSAWAKVRTTQYFYGHTKVDGHSFRYLATPIQILKGRIIAVIIFALISVVSAFSPLFGLTAALVFLFALPWLLVQGLKFNLRMTSYRNVRFGFHGTYGSAFIYYLLLPFLCIFTLYLAMPWALKKLDHFVFSNISFGGKKFEVNTKTSNYFKAFFIAVSVAIGLGIVCGVTAVVAGFSMPAPEAGFSLALVLLYVGYFAIFMLVGAVYHAMIRNHLFNSTLLPETAELHSNLETVDLVWVTVTNMLLLLCTLGLAYAWTKVRMAALLAAATEVTVYPAADRLTDPLQQNSSAFAEQAADLFDVDLSLT
- a CDS encoding GNAT family N-acetyltransferase encodes the protein MAWLNNEVLEGEFVRLEPMALSHIADLQQAVADGESWKLWYAMVPTVEEMPAYIQEALASKAQGDSPYVVRCKTTGQIVGTSRYYMVDARSRRALIGYTWYAESVRRTAINTETKLLLLSNLFENHQAIAVEFRTHFFNHTSRKAIERLGAKMDGILRQHMILKDGSVRDTVVYSIIACEWPTVRRHLLSKLGRD
- a CDS encoding DedA family protein; the encoded protein is MEQWLQQLLTEYQAYALLILFLLTFAESVAVLGLLVPGTALMFSFGVLIGAEQMGFWTACMVAAAAGLVGDSMSYLAGRKFRPQLESWNWLSRQQKELDKVSSALENNVWLAIVAGRFIGPSRPLLPLLAGMLQLPPSRYFPAATLACVLWPIAYFLPGILAGVAWQLKGTNLTLFYSLLAGSVVLAALSSYLLKKYLQHKEHDKPKHHWFWGSLVSIFLTAFLFFELSQHPATPLYLRELSGLMF
- a CDS encoding LysR family transcriptional regulator, giving the protein MMLRTDDLQLFVLTADLGSISAAARELDLSPALASVALKRLEQQLNTQLILRSTRSLRLTTAGMAYLDYARQAIQLLGQGQQLLQLGKEQLSGELTLSMPSDFGRNSMAVWLAEFQQQHPKLQLKIRVSDRLADLGRQPVDLALRYGEPKDSQLIAMPLVPDNHRVLCASPDYIRRCGAPKRPQDISSHQVLQLVLGEAVHSKWQFWLDGQLQQVQVRGVLVADDGDVVRRWAVAGLGIAYKSRLDILSDLRSGALVKLLPEYKTEQAPLYLLAVQRLSSSPVLKALSEFLLQKLRQHWHG
- a CDS encoding M48 family metallopeptidase, whose translation is MQKIKGQFQHAASTEHCAAVLHLTEQGQVLLYAEHDNALLLEATQDSYKVAEVLPGLPAELLFETGAVFSPADHKWRWPKSGRQNLTLKLETNKSLIVLSVIAVPILIWWLTTVGLPKAATALVPWIPVSVEESIGQQSMQVFDRTLLSDSELSPELQQSIRSQWQTAVDQLQLNSGYQYQLHFRASKRLGANAFALPGGYLTITDELVKRLEQQPDAILAVLLHEVGHVEHRHGMKLAAQATASTIVMSVLFSDLEGITEAVLGTGTSLVQSAFSRDMERQADYFSTQSLLKLNKSPQAFAEAMQALTKGQPKEELLPWLEYLNSHPNTKERIEKATQQAQP
- a CDS encoding methylglyoxal synthase; translated protein: MKTIALVAHDGKKAELLAWVKQHADFFQDKQLVATGTTGRLLNEALNKEVLCLASGPLGGDQQIGALIAEQKIDWLVFFWDPLSSQPHDPDVKALIRLAVVWNIPVACNKATADFIVTSKLVGQDYQRTVPDFSNHNNRLA
- a CDS encoding zinc-binding alcohol dehydrogenase family protein, whose product is MKAIVYSQNLPATDLQSLYDTELPTPTPGENDLLVAVQAVSVNPVDTKIRRNADTQGQQRVLGWDAAGVVVAVGSAVTGFKAGDEVWYAGAIDKPGSNSEFQLVDQRIVSHKPKSLSFTEAAALPLTAITAWELLFDRLELNEHNSKGKSLLVIGAAGGVGSVLLQLARQKTQLKVIGTASRPETSEWVKTLGADLVLDHKKPMAAQLKTLGLPEVDYVISLTHTDHHFNDILELIKPQGKLALIDDPEPIDIRQLKRKSLSLHWELMFTRSLYQTDDMIAQQQLLQQVADMVDAGKLKTTLNSDFGKINAENLRKAHQLLESQQAIGKLVLSGF
- the ilvC gene encoding ketol-acid reductoisomerase — encoded protein: MSNYFNTLNLRQQLKQLGKCRFMAKEEFAKGSDLLKGWKVVIVGCGAQGLNQGLNMRDSGLDISYALRAEAIAAKRKSFQNASDNGFKVGTYEELIPTADLVLNLTPDKQHTSVVKAVMPLMKQGATLAYSHGFNIVEEGTQIRKDITVVMVAPKCPGTEVREEYKRGFGVPTLIAVHPENDPKGLGLEIAKAYASATGGDRAGVLESSFVAEVKSDLMGEQTILCGMLQTGSILAYDKLVAEGVEPGYAAKLIQFGWETVTEALKHGGITHMMDRLSNPAKIKAYDLAEELKVTLRPLFEKHMDDIISGEFSRTMMADWANDDKQLFGWREETRQSGFENAPVSSEQIPEQDYFDRGILFVAMVKAGVELAFETMVAAGIVEESAYYESLHETPLIANTIARKRLYEMNVVISDTAEYGNYLFSNAAVPLLRDFVNKLSTEYVGKGLSSAANGVDNIRLIAVNEAIRQHPVELVGKKLRGYMTAMKKIVG
- a CDS encoding ClpXP protease specificity-enhancing factor — translated: MDMTSNKPYLIRAFYEWIVDNNLTPYLVVNASVQGCKVPTQHIQNGQIVLNILPSAVGNMLMGNEVITFNARFGGKPFALTVPIKAVLAIYARENGAGTMFDAEEDAEDDIHHLEAVSDEDMHNDGDTPPDDEPTDPNKGKKVSHLRVVK